One Canis lupus dingo isolate Sandy chromosome 29, ASM325472v2, whole genome shotgun sequence genomic region harbors:
- the PDP1 gene encoding pyruvate dehyrogenase phosphatase catalytic subunit 1 isoform X3 produces MPAPAQLFFPLLRNCELSRIYGTACYCHHKHLCCPPPYLPQSRLRYSPHPAYATFCRPKESWWQYTQGRRYASTPQKFYLTPPQVNSILKANEYSFKVPEFDGKNVSSVLGFDSNQLPANAPIEDRRSAATCLQTRGMLLGVFDGHAGCACSQAVSERLFYYIAVSLLPHETLLEIENAVESGRALLPILQWHKHPNDYFSKEASKLYFNSLRTYWQELIDLNTGESTDIDVKEALINAFKRLDNDISLEAQVGDPNSFLNYLVLRVAFSGATACVAHVDGVDLHVANTGDSRAMLGVQEEDGSWSAVTLSNDHNAQNERELERLKLEHPKNEAKSVVKQDRLLGLLMPFRAFGDVKFKWSIDLQKRVIESGPDQLNDNEYTKFIPPNYYTPPYLTAEPEVTYHRLRPQDKFLVLATDGLWETMHRQDVVRIVGEYLTGMHHQQPIAVGGYKVTLGQMHGLLTERRAKMSSVFEDQNAATHLIRHAVGNNEFGTVDHERLSKMLSLPEELARMYRDDITIIVVQFNSHVVGAYQNQE; encoded by the coding sequence ATGCCAGCGCCAGCTCagctgtttttccctctcctccgTAACTGCGAGCTGAGCAGAATCTATGGCACCGCCTGTTACTGCCACCACAAGCATCTCTGCTGCCCGCCCCCGTACCTTCCTCAGAGTCGCCTGAGATACAGCCCCCACCCGGCGTACGCGACCTTCTGCAGGCCAAAGGAGAGCTGGTGGCAGTACACCCAGGGGAGGAGATATGCTTCCACACCCCAGAAGTTTTACCTCACACCTCCACAAGTCAACAGCATCCTGAAGGCTAACGAGTACAGTTTCAAGGTGCCCGAGTTCGATGGCAAAAACGTCAGCTCTGTCCTTGGATTTGACAGCAATCAGCTGCCTGCAAATGCACCCATCGAGGACCGGAGGAGCGCGGCCACCTGCCTGCAGACCCGAGGGATGCTCTTGGGGGTGTTCGACGGCCATGCGGGCTGTGCCTGTTCGCAGGCGGTCAGCGAGAGACTCTTCTATTATATTGCTGTCTCTCTGTTACCCCATGAGACTTTGCTAGAGATTGAAAATGCAGTGGAGAGTGGTAGGGCGCTGCTGCCCATCCTCCAGTGGCACAAGCACCCCAATGATTACTTCAGTAAGGAGGCATCCAAATTGTATTTCAACAGCTTGAGGACTTACTGGCAGGAACTTATAGACCTCAACACTGGGGAGTCTACTGATATCGATGTTAAGGAGGCTTTAATTAATGCTTTCAAGAGGCTCGACAATGACATCTCCTTGGAGGCTCAAGTTGGTGATCCCAATTCTTTCCTCAACTACCTGGTGCTCCGAGTGGCATTTTCTGGGGCCACCGCCTGTGTGGCCCACGTAGACGGTGTTGACCTTCACGTGGCCAATACTGGCGATAGCAGGGCCATGCTGGGTGTGCAGGAAGAGGATGGCTCTTGGTCAGCAGTCACTCTCTCTAATGATCACAACGCTCAGAATGAAAGAGAACTGGAACGGCTGAAATTGGAACACCCGAAGAATGAGGCCAAGAGTGTGGTGAAACAGGATCGGCTGCTTGGCTTGCTGATGCCTTTTAGGGCTTTTGGAGACGTAAAGTTCAAATGGAGCATTGACCTTCAAAAGAGAGTGATAGAATCGGGCCCAGACCAGTTGAACGACAACGAATACACCAAGTTCATCCCTCCTAATTATTACACGCCTCCTTATCTCACTGCTGAGCCAGAGGTCACTTACCACCGGTTAAGGCCACAGGATAAATTTCTAGTGTTGGCTACTGATGGGTTGTGGGAGACCATGCATAGGCAGGATGTGGTTAGGATTGTGGGTGAGTACCTGACCGGCATGCATCACCAACAGCCAATAGCTGTTGGTGGCTACAAGGTGACTCTAGGACAGATGCATGGCCTTTTAACGGAAAGGAGAGCCAAGATGTCCTCAGTATTCGAGGACCAGAATGCAGCAACCCATCTCATTCGTCACGCAGTGGGCAACAACGAGTTCGGGACTGTTGATCACGAGCGCCTCTCCAAAATGCTTAGTCTTCCTGAGGAGCTTGCCCGGATGTACAGAGACGACATTACCATCATCGTGGTTCAGTTCAATTCTCATGTCGTAGGGGCGTATCAAAACCAGGAATAG
- the PDP1 gene encoding pyruvate dehyrogenase phosphatase catalytic subunit 1 isoform X1, which translates to MSISALLSMGRCCCRCCCPRGLWMLSAPCCDDRRMCVCPGPRRIGIPVGSSGLPLFSDAMPAPAQLFFPLLRNCELSRIYGTACYCHHKHLCCPPPYLPQSRLRYSPHPAYATFCRPKESWWQYTQGRRYASTPQKFYLTPPQVNSILKANEYSFKVPEFDGKNVSSVLGFDSNQLPANAPIEDRRSAATCLQTRGMLLGVFDGHAGCACSQAVSERLFYYIAVSLLPHETLLEIENAVESGRALLPILQWHKHPNDYFSKEASKLYFNSLRTYWQELIDLNTGESTDIDVKEALINAFKRLDNDISLEAQVGDPNSFLNYLVLRVAFSGATACVAHVDGVDLHVANTGDSRAMLGVQEEDGSWSAVTLSNDHNAQNERELERLKLEHPKNEAKSVVKQDRLLGLLMPFRAFGDVKFKWSIDLQKRVIESGPDQLNDNEYTKFIPPNYYTPPYLTAEPEVTYHRLRPQDKFLVLATDGLWETMHRQDVVRIVGEYLTGMHHQQPIAVGGYKVTLGQMHGLLTERRAKMSSVFEDQNAATHLIRHAVGNNEFGTVDHERLSKMLSLPEELARMYRDDITIIVVQFNSHVVGAYQNQE; encoded by the coding sequence GAATCCCCGTCGGAAGCTCCGGCCTGCCGCTGTTCTCGGATGCCATGCCAGCGCCAGCTCagctgtttttccctctcctccgTAACTGCGAGCTGAGCAGAATCTATGGCACCGCCTGTTACTGCCACCACAAGCATCTCTGCTGCCCGCCCCCGTACCTTCCTCAGAGTCGCCTGAGATACAGCCCCCACCCGGCGTACGCGACCTTCTGCAGGCCAAAGGAGAGCTGGTGGCAGTACACCCAGGGGAGGAGATATGCTTCCACACCCCAGAAGTTTTACCTCACACCTCCACAAGTCAACAGCATCCTGAAGGCTAACGAGTACAGTTTCAAGGTGCCCGAGTTCGATGGCAAAAACGTCAGCTCTGTCCTTGGATTTGACAGCAATCAGCTGCCTGCAAATGCACCCATCGAGGACCGGAGGAGCGCGGCCACCTGCCTGCAGACCCGAGGGATGCTCTTGGGGGTGTTCGACGGCCATGCGGGCTGTGCCTGTTCGCAGGCGGTCAGCGAGAGACTCTTCTATTATATTGCTGTCTCTCTGTTACCCCATGAGACTTTGCTAGAGATTGAAAATGCAGTGGAGAGTGGTAGGGCGCTGCTGCCCATCCTCCAGTGGCACAAGCACCCCAATGATTACTTCAGTAAGGAGGCATCCAAATTGTATTTCAACAGCTTGAGGACTTACTGGCAGGAACTTATAGACCTCAACACTGGGGAGTCTACTGATATCGATGTTAAGGAGGCTTTAATTAATGCTTTCAAGAGGCTCGACAATGACATCTCCTTGGAGGCTCAAGTTGGTGATCCCAATTCTTTCCTCAACTACCTGGTGCTCCGAGTGGCATTTTCTGGGGCCACCGCCTGTGTGGCCCACGTAGACGGTGTTGACCTTCACGTGGCCAATACTGGCGATAGCAGGGCCATGCTGGGTGTGCAGGAAGAGGATGGCTCTTGGTCAGCAGTCACTCTCTCTAATGATCACAACGCTCAGAATGAAAGAGAACTGGAACGGCTGAAATTGGAACACCCGAAGAATGAGGCCAAGAGTGTGGTGAAACAGGATCGGCTGCTTGGCTTGCTGATGCCTTTTAGGGCTTTTGGAGACGTAAAGTTCAAATGGAGCATTGACCTTCAAAAGAGAGTGATAGAATCGGGCCCAGACCAGTTGAACGACAACGAATACACCAAGTTCATCCCTCCTAATTATTACACGCCTCCTTATCTCACTGCTGAGCCAGAGGTCACTTACCACCGGTTAAGGCCACAGGATAAATTTCTAGTGTTGGCTACTGATGGGTTGTGGGAGACCATGCATAGGCAGGATGTGGTTAGGATTGTGGGTGAGTACCTGACCGGCATGCATCACCAACAGCCAATAGCTGTTGGTGGCTACAAGGTGACTCTAGGACAGATGCATGGCCTTTTAACGGAAAGGAGAGCCAAGATGTCCTCAGTATTCGAGGACCAGAATGCAGCAACCCATCTCATTCGTCACGCAGTGGGCAACAACGAGTTCGGGACTGTTGATCACGAGCGCCTCTCCAAAATGCTTAGTCTTCCTGAGGAGCTTGCCCGGATGTACAGAGACGACATTACCATCATCGTGGTTCAGTTCAATTCTCATGTCGTAGGGGCGTATCAAAACCAGGAATAG
- the PDP1 gene encoding pyruvate dehyrogenase phosphatase catalytic subunit 1 isoform X2 gives MCVCPGPRRIGIPVGSSGLPLFSDAMPAPAQLFFPLLRNCELSRIYGTACYCHHKHLCCPPPYLPQSRLRYSPHPAYATFCRPKESWWQYTQGRRYASTPQKFYLTPPQVNSILKANEYSFKVPEFDGKNVSSVLGFDSNQLPANAPIEDRRSAATCLQTRGMLLGVFDGHAGCACSQAVSERLFYYIAVSLLPHETLLEIENAVESGRALLPILQWHKHPNDYFSKEASKLYFNSLRTYWQELIDLNTGESTDIDVKEALINAFKRLDNDISLEAQVGDPNSFLNYLVLRVAFSGATACVAHVDGVDLHVANTGDSRAMLGVQEEDGSWSAVTLSNDHNAQNERELERLKLEHPKNEAKSVVKQDRLLGLLMPFRAFGDVKFKWSIDLQKRVIESGPDQLNDNEYTKFIPPNYYTPPYLTAEPEVTYHRLRPQDKFLVLATDGLWETMHRQDVVRIVGEYLTGMHHQQPIAVGGYKVTLGQMHGLLTERRAKMSSVFEDQNAATHLIRHAVGNNEFGTVDHERLSKMLSLPEELARMYRDDITIIVVQFNSHVVGAYQNQE, from the coding sequence GAATCCCCGTCGGAAGCTCCGGCCTGCCGCTGTTCTCGGATGCCATGCCAGCGCCAGCTCagctgtttttccctctcctccgTAACTGCGAGCTGAGCAGAATCTATGGCACCGCCTGTTACTGCCACCACAAGCATCTCTGCTGCCCGCCCCCGTACCTTCCTCAGAGTCGCCTGAGATACAGCCCCCACCCGGCGTACGCGACCTTCTGCAGGCCAAAGGAGAGCTGGTGGCAGTACACCCAGGGGAGGAGATATGCTTCCACACCCCAGAAGTTTTACCTCACACCTCCACAAGTCAACAGCATCCTGAAGGCTAACGAGTACAGTTTCAAGGTGCCCGAGTTCGATGGCAAAAACGTCAGCTCTGTCCTTGGATTTGACAGCAATCAGCTGCCTGCAAATGCACCCATCGAGGACCGGAGGAGCGCGGCCACCTGCCTGCAGACCCGAGGGATGCTCTTGGGGGTGTTCGACGGCCATGCGGGCTGTGCCTGTTCGCAGGCGGTCAGCGAGAGACTCTTCTATTATATTGCTGTCTCTCTGTTACCCCATGAGACTTTGCTAGAGATTGAAAATGCAGTGGAGAGTGGTAGGGCGCTGCTGCCCATCCTCCAGTGGCACAAGCACCCCAATGATTACTTCAGTAAGGAGGCATCCAAATTGTATTTCAACAGCTTGAGGACTTACTGGCAGGAACTTATAGACCTCAACACTGGGGAGTCTACTGATATCGATGTTAAGGAGGCTTTAATTAATGCTTTCAAGAGGCTCGACAATGACATCTCCTTGGAGGCTCAAGTTGGTGATCCCAATTCTTTCCTCAACTACCTGGTGCTCCGAGTGGCATTTTCTGGGGCCACCGCCTGTGTGGCCCACGTAGACGGTGTTGACCTTCACGTGGCCAATACTGGCGATAGCAGGGCCATGCTGGGTGTGCAGGAAGAGGATGGCTCTTGGTCAGCAGTCACTCTCTCTAATGATCACAACGCTCAGAATGAAAGAGAACTGGAACGGCTGAAATTGGAACACCCGAAGAATGAGGCCAAGAGTGTGGTGAAACAGGATCGGCTGCTTGGCTTGCTGATGCCTTTTAGGGCTTTTGGAGACGTAAAGTTCAAATGGAGCATTGACCTTCAAAAGAGAGTGATAGAATCGGGCCCAGACCAGTTGAACGACAACGAATACACCAAGTTCATCCCTCCTAATTATTACACGCCTCCTTATCTCACTGCTGAGCCAGAGGTCACTTACCACCGGTTAAGGCCACAGGATAAATTTCTAGTGTTGGCTACTGATGGGTTGTGGGAGACCATGCATAGGCAGGATGTGGTTAGGATTGTGGGTGAGTACCTGACCGGCATGCATCACCAACAGCCAATAGCTGTTGGTGGCTACAAGGTGACTCTAGGACAGATGCATGGCCTTTTAACGGAAAGGAGAGCCAAGATGTCCTCAGTATTCGAGGACCAGAATGCAGCAACCCATCTCATTCGTCACGCAGTGGGCAACAACGAGTTCGGGACTGTTGATCACGAGCGCCTCTCCAAAATGCTTAGTCTTCCTGAGGAGCTTGCCCGGATGTACAGAGACGACATTACCATCATCGTGGTTCAGTTCAATTCTCATGTCGTAGGGGCGTATCAAAACCAGGAATAG